From Bacillus sp. FSL K6-3431, the proteins below share one genomic window:
- the hpf gene encoding ribosome hibernation-promoting factor, HPF/YfiA family, with protein sequence MLNYQIRGENIEVTEALRDHIEKKVSKLERYFNEIPEANVHVNLKVNPDKKSKVEITIPLPQLVLRAEETNNDMYAAIDLIIDKLERQIRKHKTKVNRKFREKGNINEFFATGANGSVAEDDEDELNIVRTKQFHLKPMDSEEAVLQMNMLGHSFFVYTDAETNATNIVYQRKDGKYGLIETN encoded by the coding sequence ATGCTAAACTACCAAATACGTGGAGAAAACATCGAGGTAACAGAGGCATTAAGAGACCACATTGAAAAAAAGGTAAGTAAACTCGAACGCTATTTTAATGAAATTCCAGAAGCAAATGTACATGTGAATTTAAAAGTAAATCCAGATAAAAAATCTAAAGTTGAAATAACCATTCCGCTTCCGCAGCTTGTATTACGTGCTGAAGAAACGAATAATGATATGTATGCAGCGATTGATTTAATCATAGACAAGTTAGAAAGACAAATTCGTAAACATAAAACTAAAGTAAATCGTAAATTCCGCGAAAAAGGCAATATAAATGAGTTTTTTGCAACAGGTGCGAATGGCTCAGTAGCCGAGGATGACGAAGACGAACTAAATATTGTTCGAACAAAGCAATTCCATTTAAAACCTATGGATAGCGAAGAGGCTGTCTTGCAAATGAATATGCTGGGACATAGTTTCTTCGTATATACAGATGCGGAAACAAATGCTACCAATATTGTTTATCAACGAAAAGATGGAAAGTATGGCTTAATCGAAACAAATTAA
- a CDS encoding spore coat protein produces the protein MQPYNDVHEYGYYNYNSMGHQDERIIGRRPFGFGRRPFGFGRPFGYGYGFGVPFATGLLGGLAAGALIGRPYGYGYGYPYPYPYYPNYYY, from the coding sequence ATGCAACCATATAATGATGTACATGAATATGGATACTACAATTACAATTCCATGGGACACCAAGACGAAAGAATTATTGGTCGTCGCCCATTTGGATTTGGAAGGCGACCTTTTGGTTTCGGTAGACCTTTTGGATATGGATATGGTTTCGGCGTACCATTCGCTACTGGATTACTAGGTGGGCTTGCTGCTGGAGCTCTAATAGGCAGACCATATGGATACGGATACGGCTATCCATATCCGTACCCATATTACCCAAACTATTATTATTGA
- the ftsE gene encoding cell division ATP-binding protein FtsE produces the protein MIEMKKVVKKYSNGIIAANDLNISIKDGEFLYVVGPSGAGKSTFIKMMYREEKPTSGEVIVNGINLAKLKNKQVPFLRRNIGVVFQDFKLLPTLTVFENVAFALEVIEQRPAEIKKLVMEVLSLVGLKHKVRMLPTELSGGEQQRVSIARSIVNKPKLVIADEPTGNLDPETSWEIMSLLEEINIQGTTIIMATHNREIVNTIKHRVVAIENGRIVRDEQRGEYGYEG, from the coding sequence ATGATAGAAATGAAAAAGGTAGTAAAAAAATATTCAAATGGTATTATCGCCGCTAATGACTTGAATATTAGTATCAAAGACGGCGAATTTCTTTATGTAGTAGGACCAAGCGGAGCTGGTAAGTCTACGTTTATCAAAATGATGTACCGGGAGGAAAAGCCTACTTCAGGTGAAGTCATTGTAAATGGTATAAATTTAGCAAAACTAAAAAACAAGCAAGTTCCATTTTTACGTAGAAATATTGGTGTTGTATTTCAAGACTTTAAACTATTGCCAACATTGACTGTATTTGAAAATGTTGCATTTGCACTTGAAGTGATCGAACAACGACCTGCAGAAATTAAAAAGCTAGTAATGGAAGTACTTTCGCTAGTTGGTTTAAAACATAAAGTACGAATGCTTCCAACGGAATTATCTGGGGGCGAGCAACAGCGGGTTTCGATCGCAAGATCCATTGTCAACAAACCTAAACTTGTAATTGCGGATGAGCCGACGGGTAATCTTGATCCAGAAACATCATGGGAGATTATGAGTTTGCTTGAAGAAATTAACATACAGGGTACGACGATTATCATGGCTACTCACAATAGAGAAATTGTTAACACAATTAAACATCGTGTTGTGGCTATTGAAAATGGACGAATTGTACGTGATGAGCAGCGAGGAGAGTATGGTTATGAAGGCTAG
- a CDS encoding chromate transporter, with product MKQKDIFIAFFRSGILGFGGGPSAIPLVQREVVHTYKWMNDEEFSDVLALANALPGPINTKMAGYIGWRVGGLVGMLNALFATVIPTVALMVIFLTLLTAHKDKPWVAGMSRAVIPVAGVMMGLLTWDFIVKSKATLGWKWTVLLIVLSILSLELLGIHPAILITGLLCAALFSRRRTGKRGERS from the coding sequence ATGAAACAAAAAGACATATTCATTGCGTTTTTTCGTTCCGGGATACTTGGATTTGGTGGTGGTCCATCTGCGATTCCACTTGTCCAAAGAGAAGTCGTACATACATATAAATGGATGAATGATGAAGAGTTTTCTGATGTGCTTGCATTAGCAAATGCACTACCAGGGCCAATTAATACAAAAATGGCTGGCTATATTGGTTGGCGAGTGGGAGGATTAGTCGGTATGTTGAATGCTTTATTTGCTACTGTTATTCCAACTGTAGCGCTAATGGTCATTTTTCTTACTCTTCTAACTGCACATAAAGATAAACCATGGGTAGCTGGTATGTCGCGTGCGGTAATTCCAGTTGCAGGAGTCATGATGGGGTTGTTAACATGGGACTTTATTGTAAAGTCGAAAGCTACTCTAGGTTGGAAGTGGACGGTGTTACTGATCGTATTAAGTATACTTAGTTTAGAACTGCTCGGCATTCATCCAGCTATATTAATTACAGGTTTATTATGTGCTGCACTTTTCTCTCGCAGGAGAACAGGTAAGAGAGGTGAACGTTCGTGA
- a CDS encoding glutathione peroxidase, whose product MSIYPYSAISMDGNEINFGDFAGKVLLIVNTASKCGFTKQFAELQLLYEKYESEDFTVLGFPCNQFRNQEPGNEDEIRSFCQKNYGVTFPMFMKVDVKGKEIHPIFAYLTAQSKGFLTSGIKWNFTKFLIDRQGEVVKRYSPMVSPQNMEVDIKHQLNSM is encoded by the coding sequence ATGTCCATATATCCATATTCTGCAATATCTATGGATGGAAATGAGATAAATTTTGGTGATTTTGCAGGTAAGGTTTTATTAATTGTAAACACCGCGAGTAAATGCGGATTTACAAAGCAATTCGCGGAATTACAATTATTATATGAAAAATATGAAAGTGAAGACTTTACTGTTCTCGGATTTCCATGTAACCAATTTAGAAATCAAGAACCTGGAAATGAAGATGAAATACGATCCTTCTGTCAAAAAAATTATGGAGTTACATTTCCTATGTTTATGAAAGTAGATGTAAAAGGGAAAGAAATACATCCAATTTTTGCGTATTTAACTGCTCAGAGTAAAGGCTTTTTAACTAGTGGTATTAAGTGGAACTTTACAAAGTTTCTCATTGACCGTCAAGGAGAGGTTGTAAAACGCTATTCCCCAATGGTTAGTCCGCAAAATATGGAAGTAGATATTAAACATCAATTAAATAGTATGTAA
- the fliD gene encoding flagellar filament capping protein FliD produces the protein MMRIAGLASGMDIDSMVKNLMQAERLPLDKLKQKKQILEWKRDDYRALNTQLLSFRDKLAQLKLTTNYRARTVTSSNEDKISATVTSGASQASYSISKVEQLATAATRINAGNVTIDPEKSFGSQDMGAGFWSQGVVQSQTFNVKDGNQTLKLEGKPESGTASIKVNGQRLEVVTTSPPQAGQVTIAEDGTLDFGTPIAKDSVVKVDYILKEKTVVFSYHGDNDNPMSVWNIGAGSIATANITIGDKNFTINNTTPADENGFVKLEGVGKLNLTTGTITFDPERTEETDIQVTYTQNYSTFNINTHTSKGEKNEQFFITKSDTLNSVIRKVNESEAGVTMFYDSHTQRMTLTRKETGDFNKDTLDGNGNVSTKNAEIVVSGAFMENVLHFDNKIENETGGQNAKFTINGLETERSSNTFDMSGVTFTLKQTFEESISIGVANDSNQVFENIKRFVEQYNELIAEVGKKLNEEKNRDYKPLTEEEREELSDKQQEKWDEIARSGLLKNDPVLSGVLSAMRLDMSKSVETNGFFNQLASIGIKTTANYMEGGKLEIDEAKLKAALEKDPESVENLFRGTGNGASQGIIHKLYDTVDGSIKKVQDKAGRATSTNQQFSLGLELLNVGKGIDRFEDKMKTVEARYWKQFTAMEKAIQQANSQSAYLMQQFSGL, from the coding sequence ATGATGAGAATAGCTGGATTGGCTAGTGGAATGGACATTGATTCGATGGTAAAAAATCTAATGCAAGCAGAACGATTGCCATTAGATAAATTAAAACAAAAAAAGCAAATACTTGAATGGAAGCGCGATGACTACCGCGCATTAAATACACAATTACTTAGTTTTCGTGACAAACTTGCACAATTGAAATTGACAACAAATTACCGAGCGCGAACAGTTACATCGTCAAATGAAGATAAAATATCGGCAACAGTGACAAGTGGAGCGTCGCAAGCCTCTTATTCGATATCTAAAGTGGAACAATTGGCGACGGCTGCGACGAGAATTAATGCTGGTAATGTTACGATTGATCCTGAGAAAAGTTTTGGTAGTCAAGATATGGGGGCAGGTTTTTGGAGTCAAGGTGTCGTACAGTCACAAACTTTTAATGTTAAAGATGGGAATCAAACTCTGAAACTTGAGGGTAAACCGGAGTCGGGAACAGCAAGTATAAAAGTGAATGGACAAAGATTGGAAGTAGTCACTACTTCTCCTCCTCAGGCAGGACAAGTTACCATTGCCGAGGATGGCACCCTTGATTTTGGTACCCCGATAGCAAAAGATAGCGTTGTTAAAGTTGATTATATACTTAAGGAAAAAACAGTGGTGTTTAGTTATCATGGAGACAATGACAACCCTATGAGTGTTTGGAATATCGGAGCAGGGTCAATTGCGACTGCTAACATTACTATCGGAGATAAGAATTTTACTATAAATAATACTACTCCTGCTGATGAAAATGGTTTTGTTAAACTTGAAGGTGTAGGTAAATTAAATCTTACAACAGGAACAATTACTTTTGACCCAGAGCGTACTGAGGAAACGGATATTCAAGTAACCTATACACAAAATTACTCAACCTTTAATATTAATACCCATACATCAAAAGGTGAAAAGAACGAACAATTCTTTATTACAAAAAGTGATACATTAAACAGTGTTATCCGTAAAGTAAATGAATCTGAAGCAGGAGTCACGATGTTTTATGATTCTCATACTCAACGAATGACTTTAACGAGAAAAGAAACTGGCGATTTTAATAAAGATACCTTAGATGGAAATGGTAATGTTTCGACTAAAAATGCTGAAATTGTTGTCTCAGGGGCTTTCATGGAGAATGTTTTACATTTCGATAATAAAATAGAAAACGAAACTGGTGGTCAAAACGCCAAATTCACAATAAATGGTCTTGAAACTGAACGCTCTTCCAACACCTTCGATATGAGTGGAGTCACATTTACACTCAAACAAACATTTGAGGAATCCATTTCTATCGGGGTTGCCAATGATAGCAACCAAGTATTTGAAAACATCAAAAGGTTCGTTGAACAATACAATGAGCTTATTGCAGAAGTTGGTAAGAAATTAAATGAAGAAAAGAATCGTGATTATAAACCTTTGACAGAAGAAGAACGTGAAGAACTTTCGGATAAGCAGCAAGAGAAGTGGGATGAAATTGCGAGAAGTGGCTTATTGAAAAATGATCCTGTTTTGTCAGGTGTCTTATCCGCAATGCGGCTCGATATGTCGAAATCGGTTGAAACGAACGGTTTTTTCAATCAACTTGCAAGTATTGGTATTAAAACAACAGCCAATTATATGGAAGGTGGAAAATTGGAAATTGATGAGGCGAAATTAAAAGCCGCCCTGGAAAAGGATCCCGAATCTGTCGAAAATTTATTCCGTGGTACTGGTAATGGAGCTAGTCAAGGGATTATTCATAAGCTTTATGACACTGTAGATGGTTCTATTAAAAAAGTGCAAGATAAAGCAGGTAGAGCGACTTCTACAAACCAACAATTTTCATTAGGGCTAGAATTATTAAACGTCGGTAAAGGTATTGACAGGTTTGAAGATAAAATGAAGACTGTAGAGGCACGTTACTGGAAGCAGTTCACAGCAATGGAAAAGGCGATTCAGCAGGCGAATAGTCAGTCTGCGTATTTAATGCAACAATTTAGCGGATTATAA
- the cccB gene encoding cytochrome c551, protein MKKKLLGIMMGATLAIILTACGGGNGDKNADEGASVNDAEAIVNKSCISCHGENLEGRNGPALDKIGATLDKEEILDVIENGRGAMPAGLIEGDEAVKVAEWLSEKK, encoded by the coding sequence ATGAAAAAAAAGTTATTAGGTATAATGATGGGAGCAACGCTCGCAATTATTCTTACAGCTTGCGGCGGTGGTAATGGCGATAAAAATGCCGATGAAGGTGCATCTGTAAATGATGCTGAAGCAATTGTTAATAAAAGCTGCATCTCTTGTCATGGAGAAAACTTAGAAGGCCGTAATGGCCCTGCATTAGACAAAATTGGTGCAACTTTAGATAAAGAGGAAATTTTAGATGTAATTGAAAATGGCCGTGGTGCAATGCCGGCTGGCCTTATTGAAGGCGATGAAGCAGTTAAAGTTGCCGAATGGTTATCAGAAAAAAAGTAA
- the prfB gene encoding peptide chain release factor 2 (programmed frameshift) — protein sequence MELFEIKAELENSAKRLADFRGSLDLEEKETRIAELDETMLEPGFWDDQQGAQVIINEVNALKDLVNEYKDLVETQENLELTHELVKEESEADLEAELEEELKALIEQLNEFELQLLLSDPYDQNNAILELHPGAGGTESQDWGSILLRMYTRWAEKKGFKVETLDYLPGDEAGIKSVTLLIKGHNAYGYLKAEKGVHRLVRISPFDSSGRRHTSFVSCDVVPEFTGEIEIEIRTEDIKVDTYRASGAGGQHVNTTDSAVRITHIPTGTVVTCQNERSQIKNREQAMKLLKAKLYQREIEEKEKAMAEIRGEQKEIGWGSQIRSYVFHPYSMVKDHRTNAEIGNVHAVTDGEIDPFIDAYLRSRI from the exons ATGGAATTATTTGAAATAAAAGCAGAATTAGAAAACTCAGCAAAGCGTTTAGCTGATTTTAGGGGGTCTCTT GACTTAGAAGAAAAAGAGACAAGAATAGCTGAATTGGATGAAACAATGCTTGAACCTGGATTCTGGGATGACCAGCAAGGGGCACAAGTAATAATAAATGAAGTAAATGCATTAAAAGATCTGGTCAATGAGTATAAAGATCTTGTGGAAACTCAGGAAAATCTTGAGTTGACACATGAGCTTGTAAAAGAAGAATCAGAAGCAGATTTGGAAGCAGAACTTGAGGAAGAACTAAAAGCGCTGATCGAACAATTAAATGAGTTTGAATTACAACTTTTATTAAGTGATCCATACGATCAAAACAACGCTATTCTGGAATTGCATCCAGGAGCAGGTGGAACGGAATCACAGGATTGGGGTTCCATTCTACTCCGGATGTATACTCGTTGGGCGGAGAAAAAAGGATTTAAAGTAGAGACACTTGATTATTTACCAGGGGATGAAGCTGGCATTAAAAGTGTGACGTTGCTCATCAAAGGCCATAATGCATACGGCTATTTAAAAGCAGAAAAGGGCGTACATCGACTTGTACGAATTTCTCCATTTGATTCATCAGGTCGCCGTCACACATCTTTCGTGTCATGTGATGTTGTTCCTGAATTCACCGGAGAAATTGAAATTGAAATTAGAACAGAAGATATTAAGGTTGACACGTACCGAGCAAGTGGCGCAGGTGGACAACATGTTAATACGACAGATTCAGCTGTTCGAATTACCCATATTCCGACTGGAACTGTTGTTACATGTCAAAACGAACGTTCGCAAATTAAAAACCGTGAACAAGCGATGAAGTTATTGAAAGCAAAGCTTTATCAAAGGGAAATTGAGGAAAAAGAGAAGGCGATGGCTGAAATTCGTGGCGAACAAAAGGAAATAGGTTGGGGAAGCCAGATTCGTTCTTATGTTTTTCATCCGTACTCAATGGTTAAGGATCATCGAACGAATGCAGAAATTGGCAATGTGCATGCTGTAACGGATGGAGAAATTGATCCATTTATAGATGCATACTTACGTTCGCGGATCTAA
- a CDS encoding chromate transporter, protein MIYWHVFIAFFIPGILGYGGGPSSIPLIENEVVGKYDWLTVDEFSEVLAMGNALPGPIATKMAGYIGYQQAGIPGAVIALFATVAPSLLLMISLLGLLLRFKNSPQVKRMTQLVRPAIAVLLGMLTVNFFSSSISENSAGYFQTILISIVSIFLLQLRKVHPAYVIAGALLYGAIFL, encoded by the coding sequence GTGATTTATTGGCATGTTTTTATTGCATTCTTTATTCCAGGCATACTTGGTTATGGCGGTGGTCCGTCTTCGATCCCACTTATTGAAAATGAAGTGGTCGGAAAATATGATTGGCTGACAGTAGATGAATTCAGTGAAGTATTAGCAATGGGAAATGCTTTACCAGGACCAATTGCTACGAAAATGGCTGGTTATATCGGTTATCAACAAGCTGGTATTCCAGGAGCAGTTATAGCTTTGTTTGCAACCGTAGCTCCATCTTTACTATTAATGATATCCTTGCTTGGACTCTTATTAAGGTTTAAAAATTCTCCTCAGGTGAAACGTATGACCCAGCTCGTGAGACCAGCAATTGCCGTTTTACTTGGAATGCTTACTGTTAACTTTTTTTCGAGCTCAATTTCGGAAAATAGTGCTGGTTATTTTCAGACGATATTAATCAGTATAGTTAGTATCTTTTTACTTCAATTAAGAAAAGTTCATCCGGCATATGTAATTGCGGGAGCGCTTCTTTATGGTGCCATCTTTCTATAA
- the secA gene encoding preprotein translocase subunit SecA encodes MVTFIKKMFDPNNRELKRLDKIADQVGSLESEMEKLSDDQLRGKTDAFKERYQNGETLDDLLEEAFAVVREAARRVLGLYPYPVQLMGAATLHEGNISEMKTGEGKTLTATMPVYLNALTGKGVHVVTVNEYLASRDASEMGELYEFLGLTVGMNLNSMTKEEKQEAYQADITYGTNNEFGFDYLRDNMVLYAEQRVQRPLHYAVIDEVDSILIDEARTPLIISGQAQKSTQMYLQGNSFVTMLKKEEDYTYDEKTKGVQLTEEGINKAERYFKVDNLFDISQVTLNHHINQALKAHVSMHLDIDYVVQENEIVIVDQFTGRLMKGRRFSDGLHQAIEAKEGAEIQNESMTMATITFQNYFRMYEKLAGMTGTAKTEEEEFRNIYNMRVIAIPTNQPIMRDDRADLIYSSMEGKFRAVVEDIEERYRKGQPVLVGTVAIETSELISSLLLKKGVKHNVLNAKNHGREAEIIIGAGQPGAITIATNMAGRGTDIKLGDGVKALGGLAVIGTERHESRRIDNQLRGRSGRQGDPGITQFYLSMEDELMRRFGSDNMKSMMERLGMDDSQPIQSRMVSKAVESAQKRVEGNNFDARKQLLQYDDVLRQQREIIYKQRNDVMESENLREIVENMIRTVVENIIHTHTPKHEEETQWNLQGIVDYIHANLLPEGDITVSGLSGKEPDEMIEMIIDQIKVRYDEKEELLTSDQMREFEKVILLRSVDTKWIDHIDAMEQLRQGIHLRAYGQIDPLREYQSEGFAMFESMIASIEEDAAKYVMKAEIRNNLEREEVAKGQAVNPKEEGGAVKKKPMRKEENIGRNAPCPCGSGKKYKNCHGRLA; translated from the coding sequence ATGGTTACTTTTATCAAAAAAATGTTCGATCCTAATAACCGTGAATTAAAACGTCTTGATAAAATTGCGGATCAAGTAGGTAGTCTTGAATCTGAGATGGAAAAATTATCGGATGATCAATTGCGTGGAAAGACGGATGCATTCAAAGAGAGATACCAGAATGGTGAAACCCTGGATGACCTTCTTGAGGAGGCATTTGCTGTAGTACGTGAAGCTGCTCGTCGCGTTCTAGGACTATATCCTTATCCGGTTCAACTTATGGGGGCTGCGACCCTGCATGAAGGTAATATATCCGAAATGAAAACTGGTGAAGGTAAAACACTTACAGCAACAATGCCCGTATATTTAAATGCCCTTACGGGAAAAGGTGTTCATGTTGTTACCGTAAACGAATATTTAGCGAGCCGTGATGCTAGTGAGATGGGTGAGCTGTACGAATTTCTTGGCTTGACAGTTGGCATGAATTTGAACAGTATGACAAAGGAAGAAAAGCAAGAAGCATATCAAGCGGATATTACTTACGGGACAAACAATGAGTTTGGTTTCGATTATCTACGCGATAATATGGTTCTTTATGCGGAACAAAGAGTTCAACGTCCACTTCATTATGCTGTAATTGATGAGGTCGATTCGATTTTAATTGATGAAGCTAGAACTCCACTTATTATATCGGGACAAGCACAAAAATCCACGCAAATGTATTTGCAGGGAAATTCGTTTGTAACGATGTTGAAAAAAGAAGAGGATTATACGTATGATGAGAAAACAAAAGGTGTTCAGCTAACAGAAGAAGGTATCAATAAAGCAGAGCGGTATTTTAAAGTAGATAATCTCTTCGACATATCTCAAGTAACGTTAAATCATCATATTAATCAAGCTTTAAAAGCGCATGTTAGTATGCATTTGGATATTGATTATGTTGTCCAAGAAAATGAAATTGTTATTGTCGATCAATTCACTGGAAGACTAATGAAAGGGCGCCGTTTTAGCGATGGACTCCACCAAGCAATTGAAGCAAAGGAAGGCGCGGAAATTCAAAATGAATCGATGACAATGGCGACAATCACTTTTCAAAACTACTTCCGGATGTATGAAAAATTAGCTGGTATGACAGGTACAGCGAAAACAGAAGAAGAAGAATTCCGTAATATTTATAATATGCGCGTTATCGCTATTCCGACTAATCAACCAATTATGAGGGATGATCGTGCAGACCTTATCTATTCGTCCATGGAAGGAAAATTCAGAGCAGTTGTTGAGGATATAGAAGAACGTTATAGAAAAGGCCAACCGGTTCTCGTTGGTACTGTAGCAATTGAAACATCAGAATTGATTTCTTCCCTTCTATTGAAAAAAGGCGTAAAACATAATGTACTAAATGCAAAAAATCATGGTCGTGAAGCGGAAATTATTATTGGAGCGGGGCAGCCCGGTGCAATAACAATTGCTACTAATATGGCTGGTCGAGGTACTGATATTAAACTCGGTGATGGAGTGAAAGCTCTAGGTGGTCTTGCTGTAATTGGTACTGAACGCCATGAATCACGTCGAATTGATAATCAGTTGCGTGGACGTTCGGGACGTCAAGGTGACCCTGGTATTACTCAGTTTTATTTATCTATGGAAGATGAACTGATGCGAAGGTTCGGATCAGATAATATGAAATCGATGATGGAACGTCTTGGTATGGATGATTCCCAACCAATTCAAAGTAGAATGGTATCCAAAGCTGTAGAATCCGCGCAGAAGCGAGTGGAAGGTAATAACTTTGATGCAAGGAAACAGCTACTTCAATATGATGACGTACTACGTCAGCAACGAGAAATTATTTACAAACAACGGAACGATGTAATGGAATCAGAAAATTTGCGTGAAATTGTTGAGAATATGATTCGAACTGTCGTAGAAAATATCATTCATACTCATACGCCTAAACATGAAGAAGAAACACAATGGAATTTGCAAGGAATTGTAGACTATATTCATGCTAACCTTTTGCCAGAAGGAGATATTACTGTTTCGGGCTTAAGTGGTAAAGAGCCGGATGAAATGATTGAAATGATTATTGATCAAATTAAAGTTCGTTATGATGAAAAAGAAGAGCTTTTGACTTCGGACCAAATGCGCGAATTTGAAAAGGTTATTTTACTAAGATCTGTAGATACAAAATGGATTGATCATATCGATGCGATGGAACAACTTCGTCAAGGTATCCATTTAAGAGCTTATGGTCAAATTGACCCGCTTAGAGAATACCAAAGTGAAGGATTCGCGATGTTTGAAAGTATGATCGCATCGATTGAAGAAGATGCAGCTAAATATGTCATGAAGGCGGAAATACGTAATAATTTGGAACGCGAAGAAGTAGCCAAAGGGCAAGCTGTTAATCCGAAAGAAGAAGGCGGAGCAGTAAAAAAGAAACCGATGCGTAAAGAGGAAAATATCGGGCGAAATGCCCCATGTCCTTGTGGCAGTGGAAAAAAATACAAAAACTGTCACGGAAGACTCGCATAA
- the flaG gene encoding flagellar protein FlaG gives MVGQVGINGDYTAVSVGNNAKENTLETSTHASKVDAKAILGKIEQSQVYPKEQVKKIVSGMNDFLQASPHTNLKFEFHDELNEYYVTIVDDITNEVIKEIPPKKMLDMFAAMTEFLGLMVDKKI, from the coding sequence ATGGTTGGACAAGTGGGGATTAATGGAGATTATACAGCTGTATCAGTTGGAAATAATGCCAAAGAGAATACACTAGAAACAAGCACTCATGCGTCAAAAGTTGATGCCAAGGCTATTCTAGGAAAAATAGAACAGTCCCAAGTTTATCCTAAAGAACAAGTAAAAAAGATTGTTAGTGGGATGAATGATTTTTTGCAAGCATCACCACATACTAATTTAAAATTTGAATTTCATGACGAATTAAATGAATATTATGTAACTATTGTGGATGATATAACCAATGAAGTAATTAAAGAGATTCCGCCAAAGAAAATGCTGGATATGTTTGCAGCAATGACGGAATTTCTCGGTTTAATGGTAGATAAAAAGATTTAA
- the fliS gene encoding flagellar export chaperone FliS, with amino-acid sequence MAKNNPYQAYKTNSVTTASPGELTLMLYNGCLKFINMAKNAVETKNIEAKNTNIQKAQNIISELMVTLNMDLAVSNNMMSLYDYANRRLIEANIHNDIAMLTEVEELITEFRDTWKQAIQMNRQQKHAVAGGSI; translated from the coding sequence TTGGCTAAGAATAATCCTTACCAAGCGTATAAAACGAATTCTGTAACCACTGCATCACCTGGAGAATTAACATTAATGCTTTATAATGGCTGTTTGAAATTTATTAATATGGCGAAAAATGCGGTCGAAACGAAAAATATAGAGGCGAAAAATACTAATATCCAAAAGGCGCAAAATATTATTAGTGAGCTAATGGTTACATTGAACATGGATCTAGCGGTTTCAAATAATATGATGTCATTATATGATTACGCCAATCGCCGATTAATTGAGGCAAATATTCATAATGATATCGCTATGCTAACAGAAGTAGAAGAATTGATTACTGAGTTTCGTGATACTTGGAAACAAGCCATTCAGATGAACAGGCAGCAAAAGCACGCAGTAGCTGGTGGCTCGATATAA
- a CDS encoding flagellar protein FliT, with protein MKKQLETCVFITLQLIELAKTVNHVDRDTVIFQIEELMQKREEILPTIQGPFSPQENKIGKQILKLNKELDPLLANIRIHIKKDLNQLEQKRASATRYSNPYASMQEFDGAFYDKRK; from the coding sequence ATGAAAAAACAGCTAGAAACATGCGTTTTTATTACATTGCAACTTATTGAACTGGCGAAAACAGTCAATCATGTGGACCGTGATACAGTAATATTTCAAATTGAAGAGTTAATGCAAAAACGTGAGGAAATATTGCCTACTATCCAAGGTCCCTTTTCTCCGCAAGAAAATAAAATTGGCAAGCAAATTTTAAAACTTAACAAAGAACTGGATCCATTATTAGCAAATATTCGGATACATATAAAAAAAGACTTAAATCAACTTGAACAAAAACGTGCCTCTGCCACACGGTATTCCAATCCATATGCAAGTATGCAGGAATTTGACGGAGCATTCTATGACAAACGTAAATAA